From the genome of Solanum stenotomum isolate F172 chromosome 5, ASM1918654v1, whole genome shotgun sequence:
TATACCTGGATTGTCAGCACGGAATCTTATAGCTACCCATCCTCCTGAAGGCACTCCAATTGTATTCCTCTCAACAGGATCAACAAGATTAAAATTGTTAGGATCtgtttttggattaaaatttccTATCCCTTTACCAACGGCGAAGAAATTGAACCCGTGCAAATGGATTGGATGATTTTCAGGGGATATAATTCCAGTATCCTGCAAAACTAGTTGAACTGTCGCGTTATAAGGCAATCGATAAACCTTAGTCCCACTCATCGTAGCCAAATTTGTTGGTGGTGTCCCCGTATAGTTGAATTTAAAAGGCGGATTTTGAGGAAAATCAGTCGTGTAAACTCCTTTGATGCCAAAGAAATGTGCTTGTAAAATAGCTACTGTTGGCATGACAAACGTAACATTGTTTATACTAGCAACAACTCTGCTTCCATTCCCCTGTTTACAACTAGAACAGGGGTTAACTCCTAACCCCACGGTGAAAAACAACGAATGATCGACCTTTTTTGGTACTTTAGCAGGGTATTTTTTCGAGTTAAGGCTTCGAAGAGAGTCAATAAAATTGTTAGCTACAGGGGTGGCGTTTTTAGGCGGAGTGTTAGTCAGGGTAGTAGTAGAACTAGCTAGAGTGCCCGAATAATGTAACGTGGCTGTTGCAGTCACGTTATCGACTGCAATAGGTGCGTCCATGAAGGGAGATGCAGCAACCATGTATTTCCCTGAACCTTTATCAGCTGTGACAATTACATTTGTGGTTTGGCCTGGTGCAATTATAATTGTGTCTGTTTTAAAGGGTTTAACATAGGTAGCGTCTACTTCGACCACAGTCATTTTATGACCTGCAATTTTGAAGAAGAGTTCTTCATTGAGTGCAGCGTTGATTACTCGTAACATATAGGATTTTCCGGGATCAACACTCAATGTGTATCCACCTGcatattcaaaaatcaaaagttacTATATCACGTGAGCACCTAAAGGGTCTTTCAAGGTGTCTAAAACCACTTAGCTACAACACATTTTTTCTATCAAGGGTGTccagaatattttatttaatcacTTCATGTATCATTTTACTTAATTGGACACCCTGACTATAACATAGCTACGCCCCTTGGTCAGTGTATAGACTAGTTATATGTATTACCTTGGGATGAACAATGTGAAATGGCTCCAGGATGACCATTAATTGTGTGAGCATCAGAAACATTAGGGGCTAATCCTGACTTAATGGCTTGATTAATCACAGCTTCAGTATCAGATTTCCACCACTCAGCTGCATTAAaccattaaaataattaatttaatctcATTTTTGTAACAAAGTGTTCATGTGGAGTAATTTATGTTTTTACCTAGAACAACAACAGCTTCATGGTCAGGTTTTGGAAATGGATATGGCACACCAAGTTTAGGCAAAATGACCATGGCACCATGCATAGTGGCCCTTAGCCATAGAATATGAGCATGCCAAAAGAGTGTACCCCTTTGACCAGTGATGGTAAAGTTGTACACATAATTTTGACCTGGCTGAATTGGAcattgtgtgatatatgctgGTCCATCTGACCAACCTGTTCTAAGTTGTCTCACACCATGCCTATCACACACCAAATCATGAAAACATTGTGTAAAAAGAATGAACCAATTAATGTATCAGAAATATTTATACAATCACGTCACTTATGGGTTCAATTGAATCTCCCTTGACATACTGAAAAATTCTAGTGCAATAATAAAGGTGGTTCAAAAATTACTTTAGATCGATCACATGCTCAAATCATAGATGTGACATTATTGTCATCGCGGTAAATATATGCAATAAACATTACTTGGTGATAAAAATTGTGACTAGCATTGCTATAATTGATTAAACTCTAGTATTTATGTAAGAATATGTGTATATAATTACATACCAATGGATAGAGACATTATATTTGACATGGTTAACAACATTGACGAGCACATTGTCACCTTCCCTAGCATAGATTGTTGGTCCTGGGAATTTGCCATTAACAGTGGCAATGGGCTTGCTAGAGCACAGCCGAGTCGTAGTCTTCATCATCACCTGTGTTAAACCAACCATCTTATCGTATATTAGTTACTATAACAAGTTAAATTATACTGataacgttttttttttaataatacttACATTAAAGTTGTAACGTCGAATCCGGCATTCAACGAAAGCTGGAAAGAGGCATGCAAACAAGAACAAAATACGAAGCCAagattccatttttcttttgttttgtctctttttaactaatattaagaaatattggtttttcttttcagttgtgaattgtgatagATGTTTTTTTAGGCTTGTTGTATATATAGGTGAAAAGGtcctttaaaatttaattaaaatttgctgCTGAGTCGTTTTTCTTTAGTTGGTGATGACATGGATATTGGGGTCCCTCTCTAAGGtaataatcataataacaaactttcattcaaattcaataaaagtaaaaaatgtagCAACAAACTTTCATTAGGTACGTAATTCTTCCCCCAATTATTTCTTGCATGTTACATAAAGTACAAACTCTGTGGACCACTATAtgattttgcaagttaagctattTTCCTGTGAGGGAGTGGAAGGCGGGTGTGGTAggtattctttcatttttaattagtacattttgaaTGAAAGCATGTTTTATCTTAACTTTCATTGGTGACAAGCACGGGGTCTGGGTTGATCGATACGTCGAacggaaaattttaaaatgttactTCTTGACTGATGTAGAAGGCTTATATTTGTTAGCGTATCCACCACATAATTTACATTATCAGACAGGCTGACTTTAATGTCTATAGTCAGAAGCTCTTATAACAAGTGGAGTATGTAGTTTTAAGTATGGAGTCGTTTTTAACTGGGAATGTTTTTACTCCTAAACTGACTGAACATGCATAAATCCAAGTTACTCAAACAAGAAGTGAGAAATCAAAAGTTAAAGGTGtgagaaaattaattaattcattcattttttcGATTTGATTATATAATATCTAATGACTGTCAAAATCCATATGATTCTTGTGTTTCTTCATGTCCCCACATGCAACAAAATTAGTTAAGCTCTTCAATTA
Proteins encoded in this window:
- the LOC125864340 gene encoding laccase-4-like, producing the protein MESWLRILFLFACLFPAFVECRIRRYNFNVMMKTTTRLCSSKPIATVNGKFPGPTIYAREGDNVLVNVVNHVKYNVSIHWHGVRQLRTGWSDGPAYITQCPIQPGQNYVYNFTITGQRGTLFWHAHILWLRATMHGAMVILPKLGVPYPFPKPDHEAVVVLAEWWKSDTEAVINQAIKSGLAPNVSDAHTINGHPGAISHCSSQGGYTLSVDPGKSYMLRVINAALNEELFFKIAGHKMTVVEVDATYVKPFKTDTIIIAPGQTTNVIVTADKGSGKYMVAASPFMDAPIAVDNVTATATLHYSGTLASSTTTLTNTPPKNATPVANNFIDSLRSLNSKKYPAKVPKKVDHSLFFTVGLGVNPCSSCKQGNGSRVVASINNVTFVMPTVAILQAHFFGIKGVYTTDFPQNPPFKFNYTGTPPTNLATMSGTKVYRLPYNATVQLVLQDTGIISPENHPIHLHGFNFFAVGKGIGNFNPKTDPNNFNLVDPVERNTIGVPSGGWVAIRFRADNPGVWFMHCHLEIHTTWGLKMAFLVDNGKGPNESLLPPPKDLPKC